The following proteins are co-located in the Polystyrenella longa genome:
- a CDS encoding type IV secretory system conjugative DNA transfer family protein: MSTKPSATNQDKYRPPFISLLFSGFWSLISYQLYLWGQQGEEWSTFGCLLTGFMAIGQVIKSMNDRFKRSALRLKQQRFKTGAKAHGQGRFANAQDITDSELFSDRQGIFLGTLRTGKNSSIDVFFDGPQSLSLIAPPGEGKTMSLVVPTCLANPEQNLIINDPSGEIYALCKAALEQQNYHVVVMTPFPEEVSQRLGEEVIDVGLDLFSGFDADMNLTSIRPRLLAIMTWVMPGRPDMDEKSEYFFKYARMLGGFLALKELAEGRKPTLPAIRRHLMEGLAYIRELFEQAEGSTAFGGVYEELAKSLGGLLVAAPQQFAGGYGIAEQALDVFDHFSSLGKHTAESKFDPRVLKDPHQKTALFLISTLEMMETVAPVTAMTLTYLFGTLAADKQAGRCTAIIDECGSLVMPRLATSLLFYRKANLRCLLIWQDLAGQAEKNYGKVGLRQIMSASKLKIAMGLQEPETLEMFSKLCGTQAVVDPSLSDRAAKAEPLPELTVSLNHRSLPLLRADEIRMMSGEEMLIVGGNLPPLQLQKVPYWKRPHLKERAGHSPYYHG, encoded by the coding sequence ATGAGCACTAAACCATCAGCAACGAACCAAGATAAATATCGTCCCCCCTTCATCAGTCTGCTGTTTAGTGGTTTCTGGAGTCTGATTTCTTATCAACTCTATCTCTGGGGCCAGCAAGGCGAGGAGTGGTCCACCTTTGGCTGTCTCCTCACCGGGTTTATGGCAATAGGACAGGTGATAAAAAGTATGAACGACCGATTCAAGCGATCCGCTCTGCGGCTTAAGCAACAACGGTTCAAAACGGGAGCCAAAGCACACGGGCAGGGACGTTTTGCCAATGCCCAGGATATTACCGATTCCGAACTCTTTTCTGACCGTCAAGGCATTTTCCTGGGAACACTACGGACAGGAAAGAATTCTTCCATCGATGTTTTCTTTGATGGCCCCCAAAGCCTCAGTCTGATCGCGCCTCCAGGTGAAGGAAAAACAATGAGTCTGGTCGTGCCAACCTGTCTCGCTAATCCGGAGCAAAACTTAATCATAAATGACCCTTCAGGAGAAATCTATGCGTTATGCAAAGCGGCTCTTGAACAACAGAACTACCACGTCGTGGTGATGACCCCTTTTCCGGAAGAAGTGAGTCAGCGTCTCGGAGAAGAAGTGATCGACGTGGGTCTCGATCTGTTTTCTGGGTTCGATGCCGATATGAACCTGACCAGCATCCGACCAAGACTACTCGCCATTATGACTTGGGTAATGCCCGGACGTCCGGACATGGATGAAAAGAGTGAATACTTTTTTAAGTATGCCCGCATGCTGGGAGGTTTTCTGGCTCTCAAAGAACTGGCTGAAGGTCGCAAACCAACTCTACCCGCCATTCGGCGGCACTTGATGGAAGGGCTCGCCTATATTCGGGAGTTATTTGAGCAAGCGGAAGGCTCCACCGCTTTCGGTGGGGTCTATGAAGAACTCGCCAAATCTTTAGGAGGATTATTGGTTGCGGCTCCGCAACAATTTGCGGGGGGCTATGGGATCGCAGAGCAAGCTTTGGATGTTTTCGACCATTTCTCCTCGTTAGGAAAACATACAGCGGAATCGAAGTTCGATCCCCGTGTACTCAAAGATCCTCACCAGAAGACAGCACTGTTTCTGATTTCGACGCTGGAGATGATGGAAACCGTGGCTCCGGTCACGGCGATGACGCTGACTTACTTGTTCGGCACGCTTGCCGCCGACAAGCAAGCAGGTCGCTGTACCGCCATTATTGATGAGTGCGGAAGCCTAGTGATGCCTCGGCTCGCTACTTCCCTCCTGTTCTACCGCAAAGCCAACCTGCGTTGTTTACTCATCTGGCAGGACCTCGCCGGTCAAGCCGAGAAAAACTATGGCAAAGTGGGCCTGCGTCAAATCATGTCTGCCAGCAAACTCAAAATCGCCATGGGTTTGCAGGAACCGGAAACACTTGAAATGTTTAGCAAGCTGTGTGGAACCCAGGCAGTGGTCGATCCGTCTCTATCAGATCGGGCGGCGAAAGCCGAACCCCTGCCTGAATTGACGGTCAGTTTGAATCATCGCAGTCTGCCTTTGTTAAGAGCTGACGAGATTCGCATGATGAGTGGCGAAGAAATGCTGATTGTCGGCGGCAACTTGCCTCCCCTACAGCTTCAAAAAGTTCCTTACTGGAAACGGCCTCATTTGAAAGAACGGGCGGGCCATTCACCCTATTACCATGGATAA
- a CDS encoding CHAT domain-containing protein, with translation MSQNPAYTAEGFTNGSFRSSPTSFGAYVTFNRIKHLYFARWTPMAKQANSKDENEPQAEEISNFIKAQDWPALLRLSIIPHPLENQAEEGLQEVFRSASVISIWQRIWLCLYISYHSVVSTPTWLLFEKRWTSEQLDTLKVLPNASIIERSLNIDFVRRSAKSHQDRVLKAARFVIIAAERLGDKHLSTFASLVEVTHCGVHGDLPSAVARLIELHEDLLKSSPHTPVINAGTLEVLAGIARPFLSELTDKASIEYERNNNYEEARQLLLLANLGWKTFVDKDLPEDVLQRSRTMQAYAILLSKNGDAEKADAYHVFAVRMLRQLVEDTKGGYQVEYASSLRNYTGFLFDMGQPRLAIHTAEEAIEIVKPLYARDPINYCDLLAGLYNNHAMALIQIDLPGEALSSSASAVRIREKEFETRLKKGSEKLVLAMELYASALNHCHRMTESKDVFESAIATIQDDDRTESHKKHHLLASLYLNYSETLAKLDDSEAARQHAETAWIICRDMFRQGISHSPSLRMKASEIFARRLIPTLSAASTAEQLDIAEAALRMAIEVSEEIRVGTKSPSGLQGLEYSLSDVFDGLIQVLLIRLDRGRSKEDIANEVLKFSEMSRMRSLSSVLANDYCQLEGVVDGKLLAQLRDTQANISAMNNRLFYTDHFLESTDLKIEEMSKVTADFLILEKPELHQQRHQYENDLKAIQKRIEEQIPAFEVLNVFTPLELSEIREMLPDEQTAFLYFHMADRVAVCVVVTHATVELIEYPQTTREETQSILREWAAAYQNSCDSGGKLNSMRWGRLMRPLLDRLGNLLFDSVYPKLPNSIQSLIIVPHRELHSFPFHICPGRQPYKFLCDEFSIHYVPSFSVLSQCLKRSRGPMERMLSVRRTADLEFLEIEEKMLTVAFGTNAKYLDSTPEVVHQLRAASAEIDIFHHSGHGYYDQDDPLNSSLVFWENGNVKVTFSVQDVLETIKFRNATLVVLACCEGGIVQPDEVDEHFGFPTAFLVAGMKVGVFAMWQVDDLATAILVTRFYERLLSGLSPARALDQTQRWMRGVPDDLAECLEDGPATADYVEKMGMFTGISDHSLRADCESVLKHWRDSETPPFQSPVFWAAFFTSGVSQ, from the coding sequence ATGAGTCAAAATCCTGCGTATACAGCTGAAGGCTTTACAAACGGTTCATTCCGTTCTAGCCCAACCTCTTTTGGGGCATACGTGACCTTCAATCGCATTAAACACTTGTATTTTGCAAGGTGGACACCAATGGCAAAACAGGCCAATTCGAAAGACGAAAATGAACCTCAGGCCGAGGAAATCAGTAACTTCATCAAAGCTCAGGATTGGCCCGCACTGCTTCGGCTTTCAATTATCCCGCACCCTCTTGAGAACCAGGCCGAGGAAGGACTTCAGGAAGTATTCCGAAGTGCTTCAGTTATTTCGATTTGGCAACGAATTTGGTTGTGCTTGTACATCAGTTATCACAGTGTGGTTTCGACCCCGACATGGCTACTGTTTGAAAAGCGTTGGACTTCAGAGCAACTTGACACGCTCAAAGTCCTTCCAAACGCCAGTATAATAGAACGAAGTCTTAATATTGACTTCGTTAGGCGTTCAGCGAAATCTCATCAAGATCGAGTTCTCAAGGCTGCTAGGTTTGTAATTATTGCGGCAGAACGCCTGGGCGATAAGCACTTGTCCACATTTGCTTCATTGGTTGAGGTGACTCATTGTGGTGTTCATGGCGACCTTCCGAGTGCAGTGGCTAGGCTCATCGAACTTCATGAGGATTTGTTAAAAAGTTCGCCCCACACACCCGTTATTAACGCGGGCACATTGGAAGTGTTAGCGGGAATTGCTCGGCCGTTTTTATCTGAATTAACCGATAAGGCGTCGATTGAATACGAAAGAAATAATAATTATGAGGAAGCTCGTCAGCTGCTATTGCTCGCAAATTTAGGGTGGAAGACCTTTGTAGACAAGGATTTACCAGAGGATGTTTTACAGCGATCACGAACTATGCAAGCCTACGCAATTCTTCTCTCGAAAAATGGTGATGCAGAAAAAGCAGACGCTTATCATGTGTTTGCCGTTCGAATGCTACGACAGCTTGTTGAAGATACCAAAGGAGGGTACCAAGTGGAGTACGCGAGCTCACTTCGCAATTACACAGGATTTCTCTTTGATATGGGCCAGCCAAGATTGGCGATTCATACTGCCGAGGAGGCAATTGAAATTGTTAAACCGCTTTATGCTCGCGATCCCATAAATTACTGCGATCTTCTCGCCGGGCTTTATAATAATCATGCTATGGCGTTGATTCAAATCGACCTCCCCGGGGAAGCCCTGTCTTCGTCTGCCAGTGCAGTCAGAATTCGAGAGAAAGAGTTTGAAACCCGCTTAAAGAAAGGAAGTGAAAAACTTGTATTGGCGATGGAGTTATATGCATCTGCATTAAATCACTGCCATCGCATGACAGAATCAAAAGATGTTTTCGAGAGTGCCATCGCAACAATTCAGGATGATGATCGGACTGAAAGTCATAAGAAACACCATTTACTTGCATCATTGTATCTCAATTATTCGGAAACTCTCGCTAAACTAGATGATTCTGAAGCTGCCAGACAGCATGCCGAAACGGCATGGATAATCTGCAGAGATATGTTTAGACAAGGGATAAGCCACTCACCTTCACTGCGAATGAAAGCGAGTGAAATCTTTGCTCGACGGCTGATTCCCACATTGTCTGCAGCAAGCACGGCAGAACAACTGGATATTGCAGAAGCGGCCCTGCGCATGGCCATTGAGGTATCAGAGGAGATTCGGGTAGGTACTAAGAGTCCTTCTGGTTTACAGGGTTTAGAATACAGCCTGTCGGATGTGTTCGATGGTCTCATTCAAGTCCTGCTTATACGTTTGGACCGTGGTCGATCAAAGGAGGACATCGCAAACGAAGTATTGAAATTTTCCGAAATGAGCCGTATGCGTTCGTTATCAAGTGTCCTTGCAAACGATTATTGCCAACTGGAAGGAGTAGTTGACGGCAAGCTTTTGGCTCAACTTCGGGATACCCAAGCCAATATCTCGGCAATGAATAATCGACTTTTCTATACGGATCACTTCCTGGAAAGTACTGACTTAAAAATCGAGGAGATGTCCAAGGTGACCGCTGACTTCTTGATTCTTGAAAAACCAGAACTACATCAACAGCGACATCAATATGAAAACGATCTGAAAGCAATTCAAAAAAGAATCGAAGAGCAAATTCCTGCTTTTGAAGTATTGAATGTATTTACTCCGCTCGAATTGAGTGAAATCCGAGAGATGCTACCCGATGAACAAACGGCTTTCCTCTATTTTCATATGGCTGATCGAGTAGCGGTTTGTGTGGTGGTGACCCACGCAACGGTCGAACTGATCGAATATCCTCAAACAACTCGTGAAGAAACGCAATCAATTCTCCGTGAGTGGGCGGCGGCCTACCAAAACTCATGTGATTCAGGTGGAAAGCTTAACTCAATGCGCTGGGGTCGACTAATGCGGCCTCTTCTGGACCGTCTCGGCAACCTGCTGTTTGACTCGGTTTACCCTAAGCTACCGAACTCCATCCAATCGTTGATCATCGTCCCTCATCGAGAATTGCACTCATTTCCCTTCCACATCTGTCCGGGGCGACAGCCGTACAAGTTTCTCTGCGATGAGTTTTCGATCCACTATGTCCCTAGCTTCTCGGTGCTAAGCCAGTGCCTTAAACGATCACGTGGACCTATGGAACGGATGCTCTCCGTGCGAAGAACGGCTGATCTTGAATTCCTTGAAATTGAGGAGAAGATGCTGACCGTTGCTTTTGGTACAAATGCAAAATATCTTGATTCTACCCCCGAAGTCGTACACCAGCTTAGAGCGGCATCCGCTGAGATAGATATTTTCCACCATTCGGGACATGGTTATTATGATCAAGACGATCCTTTAAACTCCAGCTTAGTCTTTTGGGAAAATGGTAACGTAAAGGTCACTTTCTCCGTTCAGGATGTTCTGGAGACCATCAAATTCCGAAATGCGACATTGGTCGTGTTGGCGTGCTGTGAAGGTGGTATTGTTCAGCCAGATGAAGTTGATGAACACTTTGGATTTCCCACTGCCTTCTTAGTTGCCGGAATGAAAGTCGGAGTGTTTGCCATGTGGCAGGTGGATGATTTAGCCACCGCAATTTTAGTTACTCGATTCTATGAACGCTTACTCAGTGGTTTGAGTCCTGCTCGTGCTTTGGATCAGACTCAAAGATGGATGCGTGGTGTCCCAGATGATCTGGCGGAGTGCCTTGAAGATGGCCCCGCAACTGCGGACTATGTTGAAAAGATGGGAATGTTTACTGGAATATCCGACCACAGTCTTCGAGCGGACTGCGAGAGCGTCTTGAAGCATTGGCGAGATTCTGAAACTCCCCCTTTCCAATCGCCTGTATTCTGGGCAGCATTCTTCACATCCGGTGTTTCACAATGA
- a CDS encoding vWA domain-containing protein has protein sequence MLLRRILSRSIVSTLLLLTGCATESIAPNPTEEIFLGLPMGVPIELGHSIRTNLLSTMESAPVGTPMTFFLTENQESLGSITIPAGSPAYRKRLIKEQLTKVFERLDPELSGGSKEIDLISIPATIRKFRKSKLKPRVILIGSPLIKDREQGLSLSATQMPCEGSVTNPETSYGKMETFPEDTTISWLTTRADYGNGPNHRAQVEHFLRYLIQEKQAQFLRISSDAEAVFNNPQSQWDDSVTPLDECTGLKKVDQDQAKTVLFDEDGETEIVEIKPDLTIKVRQPELEFLEESSGRVLFLPDTSASVAFDAQGNSQPEVFEKIKADVCQKIDQMPFEEFAICGFGGQEDLSPRLSKYPSSIISNLHWAQATRENRDQAIEFVKELKAGGGTPTLAALQEAVSLNGPMTCLLYSDGIPTLGEGGQGAVLKLGQTLTVQKIKVHCVGVGGLSVHNEDFDWSGGEFLTRLAQSTSGEYFALE, from the coding sequence ATGCTACTTCGACGCATTCTTTCACGATCCATCGTCTCGACGCTTCTACTTTTAACGGGATGTGCGACGGAATCCATCGCACCAAACCCTACCGAGGAAATCTTTCTGGGATTACCGATGGGGGTGCCAATAGAACTGGGGCACTCCATTCGAACTAACCTGCTCAGCACGATGGAATCGGCTCCTGTGGGAACGCCGATGACGTTCTTCCTGACAGAAAACCAAGAGTCTTTGGGCTCTATCACGATTCCTGCCGGGTCCCCAGCCTACCGCAAACGACTGATTAAGGAGCAACTCACTAAAGTCTTTGAACGGCTCGACCCAGAATTATCGGGAGGCTCAAAAGAGATCGATCTGATTTCCATCCCTGCCACCATTCGCAAATTTCGAAAATCCAAACTTAAACCGCGAGTGATCCTAATTGGGTCTCCATTAATTAAGGATCGAGAACAAGGACTCTCCCTGTCAGCAACACAAATGCCGTGTGAAGGCAGTGTCACTAATCCTGAAACGAGTTACGGGAAAATGGAAACGTTCCCGGAAGACACAACGATCAGTTGGCTCACGACCCGTGCCGATTACGGGAACGGTCCCAATCATCGAGCCCAGGTCGAACACTTTCTGCGGTATCTCATTCAAGAGAAGCAAGCTCAGTTCCTGCGGATTTCTTCTGATGCGGAGGCTGTGTTCAACAACCCGCAATCCCAGTGGGACGATAGTGTGACTCCACTCGATGAATGCACGGGGCTGAAAAAGGTGGATCAAGATCAGGCAAAAACAGTTCTCTTCGATGAGGATGGTGAAACTGAAATCGTGGAAATCAAACCTGATCTAACGATCAAAGTTCGCCAACCTGAACTGGAGTTCCTAGAAGAGAGTTCGGGCCGAGTCCTGTTTTTGCCCGACACCTCTGCTTCAGTTGCCTTTGACGCCCAAGGGAATAGCCAACCAGAAGTCTTTGAGAAAATCAAAGCTGATGTTTGCCAAAAAATAGACCAGATGCCGTTTGAAGAATTTGCAATCTGTGGCTTCGGAGGACAAGAAGACCTTTCCCCTCGTCTTTCGAAGTACCCCTCATCCATCATTTCCAATCTGCACTGGGCCCAAGCGACACGCGAGAACCGAGATCAAGCCATCGAATTCGTGAAAGAGTTAAAAGCGGGAGGAGGGACTCCCACTCTCGCCGCGCTGCAGGAAGCGGTGAGCTTGAACGGGCCGATGACTTGTTTGCTCTATTCGGATGGAATCCCGACTTTAGGCGAAGGTGGCCAGGGAGCCGTTTTGAAGCTCGGCCAAACGTTAACAGTACAGAAGATCAAAGTTCACTGCGTCGGTGTGGGAGGCCTTTCGGTTCACAACGAGGACTTTGACTGGAGCGGAGGGGAGTTCTTGACACGACTGGCTCAGAGTACCTCTGGGGAATACTTCGCTTTGGAGTAA